ACCCGACTTTATTTTATTCCTGAAACTGAAACTGGTATTCTAAGAGAGGCTCGGGATTTGGTATCATGATTTCTGATCAAATCAGTGTTTGGTAATCAATTTTCTGACGAAAACAACATTTCTGTTTAagtaaatatttctaaaaaaaaattttctgattaaataaattatctatgaatagataaatatttggaataaatatatattattattaaaaatatttttatgataaataaatattttttattaaataaatattcttgattaaataaatatctaggaataaataaatatgcaaaattaaataaataattaggattaactaaatatttaggaataaataagtatttaggattaagtaaatatttaaattaaataaatatatgattaaataaatatttctaactaaaatatttaggaataaatatgtataattgaataaatatatgggaatgaataaatatattgcaataaacaaatatttatgaataaataaatatttatatataaagaaatatttaggagtaaataaatatttaagattaaataaacatttgaaattaaataaatactcagcaacaaacaaatattaaaaattaaataaatatttagaattaGATGaatatttaggagtaaataaatatTTCGGAATGAAtggatatttaaaattaaataaatatttataggtaaataaatatttatgaataaatacatatttataaataactaatatttaggattaaataaatatttatgaataactcaatatttataattaaacaattatttatgaataaaaaatatttaggatTAGATAAATATTATgagtataataatttatttatgaataagtaaatatttatgataaataaatatttcaagaaaataaataaatatttagaataaataaatatttatgaaaaaaaacaaatatttatgaataagtaaatattatgaataaataaatattcaagaataaataaatatttatgaataaaaaaataaatatttgaaaaaatgaaataaatatttatgaaaaaatcaataattttgaaaaaatattgataaataaataattatgaataaataaacatttatgaataaataaacatttatgaataaataaatatttaggaataaataaaatatttaaaaataaatatttaaaattagatatttaggaaaactaaataactaaaaatgaataaatatttagatattaataaataatttaaaaatctaataaatatttaggaataattaaatatttaggaatatataaatatttagaattaagtaaatatttatgaataaatgaataattaggaataaagaaatatttaagaataaataaatatttatgaataaatgaataattaggaataaataaatatttacgatTAAACCAACATCTCAGATTTAAAAAAGCAGACGACGAAGCTGTTAGAGGAGTAGGACAGTCAAGAATCCCTCCTCCATTTGCAGAACCCAGCAATAAATATCGTCAGCAACCAATTACCCAAACGAATCGAGATTCAAAagctaaaaaaacgaaaaaaataaaaaaaggtaataattTAATTGTCTGATGATAATTCCCCCAGAAAACTGACCCATAATAAAAGTGATTTAGAAGTTCGGAGCCTCGACCCAAAAGGAAGTAATAACAGTCGAGGCTTCTAATGTTTAcgtcaacaaaaaataaataagtaaataaattaaaacatgtatTGCAAACGGATGTGATTGTCATGACGTCTCGTTCTTTTTACGTCAGTTTTGGTTAACTTATTTCTTTGTAATAAAAGGTttcctatgcatatatatatattgcgagagAGAGTTTCAAAATGACCTATTAGTCCCAGCAACACGTCTATATATCTACACATTCAAATCGTTCGTGAATGCttagaaaaatatgtatgacGTATAGAGTAATACATCCTTCAGTGTGTTTACGTATTGTATGTATCTTGGCCTGAGAGAGAAAAGTTGTACCCGTACACCTGCGTCTTcctcacagcagcagcagcatcggaCGTCATTCCACCTCGCCGTCCGGATGTGCACTGATTCACTTCCTTTGTTGACATTTGAAAcctgaatcttcttcttcttcttcttcttcttctgttcctcTTTCAGAAGACGGCAGGACTCCCTCTCGCTGTCCCcaacccccgaaaaaaaaaaggaactcttCCTGCGTGGGGTGTCACAGGACCTCTTCCCGTTTCCTAAATCGTGACACGAAGGACCCAAGGACTCGCTCGCCTTTCCTTAGAAAGGACtcgtgtgtgagtgagtgagtttccCGAACTTTCGCGGGAGATGGACGAATGTTCCTACTCGCTTCCTTTGGGCTCCATTGCGCTCGTCTGGCTTCGACGATTTCAGAGGTTTAGAGGGGAAAGCTTAATTATTATAATGTCCACGTTGAGTTGCTTTGTAAAATAAGGACTTCGAGCGCCATAGATTCTTCGATAAACGATAGAACCCATGATGAGGGAGTGAGAGGTCCCCACTTAGTCTAGTGTACCACCTATGTCAAAGGACTtactatatttgtttatatactttTGATATTTGTGGGTGGTCCATACCAGCccgtcccctccccccctccttctccccgcccaaacaaaaacacacacacacatacaaagttAATCTAAACATAGGAATGATTTCTCTATTagtaaacaacagaaaaaaaggaagaaaaactgtAGGGGAAAAAAactagaattatttttatatataaaatttgtatttcaATAAAGATTtacataacaataattattattgtcacCTTAATATATCATATCACAACCTCAGGATTTTGTCTtcttaatacatataataataataattataatgatgataataataataataataataattattattatattatcataatagtagtagtagtagcggtggCTTGAGTCTTGgacttgagaaaaaaatatatttgtacccatacataattgtggatttttctcttcttcaacaacaacaacaacaacaataataacaacatcaaAACTGTCACATTCAACAAACATTCCCTTCAAAGCATCACAGATTCAGCTTGTGTTTTTGAGTAGTTTTGtcgtaaaatatataattttctttttctccacaTCCGACAGACATTCACATAAGAACATACACCACTAAGCCACAAATGACCAACTGCTTCCAAAATGGCATTTGATAAACTCACCTACTCAGTCGAAGTTTCGAACTTGCGTCTCTCCGAGAGAGAAATAGGGTGACAGGGAACTTATATCCACTCACCCATCGAGCTAGTAAATGCACTACCACTCTGTGAAAAGTTGTGTAGGTTCGAAACATTTTACTCATTAATTGGGATTGTTATCTATTAATCTAATAATAGATAGATCGTTTATCATTCATTTTGTTCTCCGGCAATAAATGATCTCTTCTATCTGTGTTTCCCCTCATGCTTTCTGTCACTTATTCAAATTGAGCACCTTGTTCTTTGGAAACTTGTGTGATGAGCCTGTTCCATATGAGTAAGGTTCAtcttctacataataataataataataataataataataataataataataataataataataataataacaatatctcaATCCCATTGGTTTTGTATTATTCCAAATGTACACTGAATTTTACACTAATGGGTCATCTGTGACTTAATCAAGATGTGCTCACATACAGGTATCCATGGAGCGCGCTAACTTCCACATGGCACTTTCATCCAAGCACATGAGCACAGCTGCTTGGCTGCTTGAAAGCAAAAGTTAGTGGCAAAAATCATTGCCAGATCAACGCTGGTCCCTTCCCCCCACCTTCCACCCCAGTTGAGTCTTTTGTTCAATGCTGCACGCGAGCTTGCGAATGGCATCCTTCGTTGATCATCTTTGGTAATGCTTCTCTTTCCTAGTTACTTAAAGGCTCCCATCGCTTCTCCCTAtctctcatcatcattatcatcatctttcaCTCTGCTTCTTTAGCCTGAGTGAGTGGGCGCTCAGTTGATGAGATCCATGGGAAGAGGAATGGTGGCAACACTGACACGCCGGCTAGTGGATTAACCTGAGGCCAACCAGCTGTTCAGCCGGGAAGCTACCCTGAGGATTCTCAGACGACATGATTCAACACTTCCTGAAGGTACTTCACAGCTTTGGGCCCACATTTGTACACCAGCTGCCTCTCAGAGACGGCCTTCAGCGCCCCGGTCTTGTAGTGGTACCtgcggaaggaggaggaggagaagaagatatAGTCGATATAGAAGATGAAGTCTTGAATGGTGATATGTCTCTCTCCTATACACCTCCCAAAACAGGACACTGGTCGAGGCATCATCAGTTAAACATGTTTATACATGTCTCATAATCAACATTCTGAAGAAAATGGCTGGGTTGGTCAGTGATATAACCTCACTAGAAGTATGAAAAGCAACTTAGAGATATATTCATtgtcgaaggagagagagagagagagagagagagagagagagagagagagagagagagagagagagagagagagagagagagaatcctttcttCAGACATAACCAAAGAAAACTGCTGACTCACTCCCCAGAGGGACCTACCTGAGGCCGCGGGCGAAGTTGTCGTAGGTCAGGTGGGCCTTGTTTGACCTATCACCCCAGATCTTGGCCACCATGCTGGGCTTAACGATCCTGAAGGTCATTGCTTCCTCGTCCTCCCACCTGATGACTTTCGGGTTGTAGGATCTGTCAGCAAGGAGCCGCATCAAGTATTCCCAGTTCTTGGGGCCGCGCTCTGTTTGGAGAAATTGAAGACGTTTGaggtggttagagagagagagagagagaggagagacttaaAGCCACGTGAAAGATTTCTCAATGAACCAAAAAATCGATCACTATTTCCAATTTTACgcagaaacacccccccccccacccccacaccccctcaaaaaaaaaaggttgatatATGAACCTAGCCTGACCTCGCTTCCgggaattcgtcttgatcttgcTGAGGACATCGGTGCCCGAAGCATGTGGCTGGGTCAGTGGGGACAGAATTGGGTAACTGGGTATGGTCGGGGTCTTCGGCAGGGGGCGGGGTGACCCCGGGACCTCGTGTAGGCCGTGGTTAGTGGCCCCTAGGTCGATGAGTTCCTGATTTAGTTTAtatgaatcttcttcttcttcttcttcttgtgctgcttctgctgttgttgttgttgttggggagagaAGGAAGTGAGCTTGTTAGGCACGCAAGCGATGTACCCGGTGATGGAGACAGTTAGTCCCTGAAAGCTCATAACTTTTTCCAAATAGATATCTCCACTACATACTACTAAGTTTAAATGAGGCCCTATtattaaatatgtgtatattatacgatatatatatatattataatatatatataatatatatatatatatgtatatgtttactatatatattataatatatatatacatattctatctaATAACGTATATGTTCAGTCATCCCCCTTTCTTCAGCCACAACACCAGGGGAAACAATTCCTTTTCCCCATTATTCCCACATCCATCCTCAGGGCAGCAGACTACCCCGTATCTTCACCTACAAGCGCCTTCAACATCAACAGACAGGCATCCGATTCACTCACCTACGAACGAAGAGCTCGTCGAGCCGTCGAAGAAACTGTCGACATCCGACCCTCTGCTGAACAAGTCGTCGAAGGCTTCGAAGAAGTCATCAGGAGCGGGAGGCATGACATTGGATATGTCCATTATGTGGTAGTCTTCTTCGTCCTGTTTGGGGAACGAGTCGCAGTGGGGGTAGTATTCCATTTTGGTTTCTGTCCCGAACATAGCAGGGTGGGCGTTGGGATCTGTGGGagggggagacaaaaaaaaaccaGCTTTTCTTTATTGAACCATCTACTACCTCAGTTTGCCTTTGGACAATAAAGTCATATTCACAGGAGTTGAAACTTAATCTGAACTTTTAATTGTTTGTCTTACTCTCACTCAAGTCTGTGTCAAAGGGTGTGAAACCTAGGCTGTGAGACTACCTGTCCCTCTGAAGGCAGTTCTGAACTCAGCGAGCCAGTTGCTATGAACTCAGCCAGTCAGTATGAACTCAGCTACTCGCTATGAACTCAGCCAGTCAGTATGAACTCAGCTACTCGCTATGAACTCAGTGAGTTGCTATGAAGTCAGCCAGTCGCTGTGAACTCAGCCAGTCGCTATAAACTCAGCAAGTCGCTATGAAGTCAGCCAGTCGCTGTGAACTCAGCTACTGGCTATGAACTCAGCGAGTCAGTATGAACTCAGCTACTCGCTATGAACTCAGCAAGTCGCTATGAAGTCAGCCAGTCGCTATAAACTCAGCGAGTCGCTATGAACTCAGCTACTGGCTATGAACTCAGCCAGTCAGTATGAACTCAGCTATTCGCTATGAACTCAGCGAGTCAGTATGAACTCAGCTACTCGCTATGAACTCAGCAAGTCGCTATGAAGTCAGCCAGTCGCTATAAACTCAGCCAGTCGCTATAAACTCAGCGAGTCGCTATGAAGTCAGCCAGTCGCTGTGAACTCAGCGAGTCGCTATGAAGTCAGCCAGTCGCTGTGAACTCAGCTAGTCGCTATGAAGTCAGCCAGTCGCTATGAACTCAGCCAGTCGCTATAAACTCAGCGAGTCGCTATGAAGTCAGCCAGTCGCTATAAACTCAGTGAGTCGCTATGAAGTCAGCCAGTCGCTGTGAACTCAGCCAGTCGCTATAAACTCAGTGAGTCGCTATGAATCAAGCCAGTCGCATAAACTCAGTGGGATTCCAGTCGCTATAAACTCAGTGAGCGGTATGAAGTCAGCCAGTCGCTATAAACGTCGTGAGTCACTATGAAGTCAGCCAGTCGCTATAAACTCAGTGAGTCGCTATGAAGTCAGCCAGTCGCTATAAACTCAGTGAGTCGCTATGAAGTCAGCCAGTCGCTATAAACTCAGTGAGTCGCTATGAAGTCAGCCAGTCGCTATAAACTCAGTGAGTCGCTATGAAGTCAGCCAGTCGCTGTGAACTCAGCCAGTCGCTATAAACTCAGCGAGTCGCTATGAACTCAGCGAGCCATTCGCATACGCATAAGGCCAGCAGCTTTTTACGTAG
This region of Macrobrachium nipponense isolate FS-2020 chromosome 25, ASM1510439v2, whole genome shotgun sequence genomic DNA includes:
- the LOC135199361 gene encoding transcription factor ETV6-like isoform X1 is translated as MEDFIAGMLTSVEDDSSLFNVPSMKNLEEEKEPWLPYGGEGFAAGQEAALLSGGGGGGLEMGLIKGGGCSNKDVADWGPQDCVAWAEDLCHSRGIDPTGVNVGGFFNFTGEMLMGFSPDDFRDWIDSSYGDFFHEEFRSLLSAATNVTDPNAHPAMFGTETKMEYYPHCDSFPKQDEEDYHIMDISNVMPPAPDDFFEAFDDLFSRGSDVDSFFDGSTSSSFVAEAAQEEEEEEDSYKLNQELIDLGATNHGLHEVPGSPRPLPKTPTIPSYPILSPLTQPHASGTDVLSKIKTNSRKRERGPKNWEYLMRLLADRSYNPKVIRWEDEEAMTFRIVKPSMVAKIWGDRSNKAHLTYDNFARGLRYHYKTGALKAVSERQLVYKCGPKAVKYLQEVLNHVV
- the LOC135199361 gene encoding ets DNA-binding protein pokkuri-like isoform X2 → MEDFIAGMLTSVEDDSSLFNVPSMKNLEEEKEPWLPYGGEGFAAGQEAALLSGGGGGGLEMGLIKGGGCSNKDVADWGPQDCVAWAEDLCHSRGIDPTGVNVGGFFNFTGEMLMGFSPDDFRDWIDSSYGDFFHEEFRSLLSAATNVTDPNAHPAMFGTETKMEYYPHCDSFPKQDEEDYHIMDISNVMPPAPDDFFEAFDDLFSRGSDVDSFFDGSTSSSFVEAAQEEEEEEDSYKLNQELIDLGATNHGLHEVPGSPRPLPKTPTIPSYPILSPLTQPHASGTDVLSKIKTNSRKRERGPKNWEYLMRLLADRSYNPKVIRWEDEEAMTFRIVKPSMVAKIWGDRSNKAHLTYDNFARGLRYHYKTGALKAVSERQLVYKCGPKAVKYLQEVLNHVV